Part of the Apodemus sylvaticus chromosome 15, mApoSyl1.1, whole genome shotgun sequence genome is shown below.
TGTCTCGCCCTCCTCTTATCCACCCTTAGCTCTCTGCTCTGTCCGCATTAGCTGCTCTTCTCATTACTGTCACgaaatacctgacagaaacacCTTAAAGGAGGATGTGCTGCCACTTAACAGAGGGACATGGTCATACTTTCAGAAAACTGTGGCTGGAGGAGTGTGACGTCACTGGCCACACTGGCCACAGTGAGAAAGATGAATGTTGGTGTTGAATttgtctgtctccctttctctcttgggTCCCAAACAGCACAAGCTGACCTCAACCCCACTGTGTTGCCAAGAGTGACCTTAAGCCcccatccttctgcttctgcctccagagtgctggcatgACAGATGTTGGCCcagctccttttcctttttatacaGTGGAGACCTTAGTCCAGATGTTGTCATCCACATCCAGGACATGTCACTTCAGTTAAGCCTCTTTGGAAACCCCCTCATAAGTCCACCCAAGGTGTGTTTCCAGTGAGATTCTAAGTCCTGTCAGGGTGAAAATGAGGATGAATCGACTcatcaaaaggaaggaaaggggctggagagatggcttagcggttaagagcactgactgctcttccagaggtcctgagttcaaatcccagcaaccacatggtggctcacaaccatccataactagatccgacaccctcttctggagtgtctgaagacagctacagtgtacttacatataataaataaatttttttaaaaaaagggaaaacagcATACAGATACTGGAAACTCAAGGCAAGATTTAACATACCAGTATCTacaatacaggaaaaaaaaaaggaaggaaagaacagagaggCCGCTGAGAAGCCACCTCAGTAACATCTCATCGCAGGCAGCCCCGTACAGAGGCCACAGTCCCATCcagtatgatttatttttttcactaagTTCATATTTTAGACATAGGCTCAGCAATCCAGGAAACTTTCACTCCATGTGGACTATTAgagtctttttcatttcttttttgttttcaaagcatCTCTGAACATTTGAAGATGAGCCTTTTAATAAAATATCAGAGAACAATGGCTCGCCATGCAACTAGTATTTTTGAGGTGCAAGGGAAATCTAAAATGTACTTCTCAAATAGATGTCTGGTCTCTGGGCATGAAACAAAGGCAACACATTAAAATTGTGCCTCGGGGCTCTACGAAAATGTCCTCTTTTGTTCAGTCATGCTGGTGATCATGGTATTCGTTATGAAACTTTCTTAAAGtgtcatttctcttctctctcttcagaCTTCTCTCtaacatgttttctttataattgtCTCTCCTTCACTTCCCCTCACACTGCCtcccttctttatttttctgggttTCACGTAATTCTTTCTCATGAATTCTTTGTCTCTCATACCTAGGAGTTGATCAGGTTTGAATAGAtttggcccccacagactcatgtgttctAATGCTTTGCCCACAGGGAGTGTGTGTCTTTGTTAGAACAGATGTAACCTTGTTGAatgaagtgtatcactgtggggtggggtttaccagtcttctcctgtctgcctttgtgtCAAGGCTTTGAATTCTCAGCGCTTCCAggaccatgcctacctggatgctgccacgccTCTGgtcttgatgataatgtactgagcctctgaacatgtaagccagctccaattaaatgctgtcctttataagactagCCTAattcatgatgtctctttacatCAATAAGACCTTTCTCAGGAATACCTTAATGTGGAATAAgattaaagttttaaatatttctgagcaaattataatatttctattctttaatttttattttaaacttttattttaattacttttactttaattatttgtgtgtgtgtgtgtgtgtgtgtgtgtgtgttatgtatgtgtgagtacaggcacacatgtgccatggtggACATGTGAAGATCACAGGATAACTTTCAGGAGTTGATCACCCCTTCCACAGTGAGTTCTAGCGACAGCACTCAGGTTGACCGGCTTGTCCAGCACGTGTCTTTTACTGTCCCACCCATATTGCCAATGTACATGTTTTATTCTTAACATTTAAGCCCAGTGAACTgagaagtatttttattttctctgcccTAATTATACATTAATTAGTTTTAGTtagattgttaaaaaaaaactcacaagATACAGAAAAATTATACAGCCGAGACAGCTTTAATGTGAGAATAAAACACAGTCTTAAGGCCAGAACAGAAGACTCACTGCAATGGAACAGAGAGCTCAGGTGGAAGGCTTGGTGCTCTCAACACTGGATCACATAGAATAACCTCTGTATCCTGTCTTGGATCACCAACACAATGGAAGCTAATACCTCTGTCCTGCAGCAGAGTCTCTGCTTCTCTGGGGAAGGGCAGCTCAGGTATGCACATTTCATTTGAATCTTCCAATCCACTGAAACCAAGGACTGCTGATCGGTGCATTCTGAACTGAAACAACTCACACATCAGCAACCAAGCAACCCATATGCCTCATTAGTGACTTTCGAAGTTCTAATTATGGGTCAGCAAACCCTGGGAAGCCTGGAGATAGGCATTTGGTCTGCTCATGCCTGCAAAGATGAACTCAAGGGATTGCTCATTTCTTCAAAGCAGCCCGTTCAGTACATTGCTTCGTACCTAAGCAGGAGCTAAGATGATGAAATCCAGGGTTTTTGGAATGCCTGTCCACAAGCAGAGTTTAGACAGGATGGACAGGAtgtgtggcagcaggcaggtcCTTGCCTGGTCGCAGGCATACCTCCATCTCAGCAATCTCCTTCTACTTCATCTCCAGGATGGCTCTTCCCCATCCTCCAGGGCCTCTTCATTTCCTCTCACACTCCTCTCCCTCCATTCTATGGCCCTCTCCATCCTCAGCACTTCCTCTCCACCCTGGCTGGCCCATCCAGTTAGGGCATCCACATGATCTAGGAGCTTGCCCCAGTCCCTCCTCCATATTTTTAGGGAGCCAGAGGCATGGTCATGGTACTGCTCCATGGGAGTGTGGCCACCTCAATCCAACTCCTCTCTGCCAGTGCTTTTCAGATGCTTTGACAGGACAGTTGTACCCATGGTGACCCCTCAGGCCAGTCACTCACCTGCCTGACACAGAAGTGACAGGTAGCATATTTTTGGGATGGGGCCCAAGTGGCAGCAGCGGCCAAGTTGGAATACTGGGCTATTGGGTTTACTTACCTCCTCCTTCATCTTTGAAGATCCTTTTGGCAGAATCCTGGTTCTAATCTTTGAAGATCCTTTTGGCAGAATCCTGGTTCTAATCTTCTCTTCATCCTTTCCTGGCCTCGTCATGTCTCATCGTCCACAGCTGCTATTAGAGTGTGTAAAATGTCTAAGTTGAACAATAAGGTTGAGGGATTGTCGGGAAGGGACTGGGAATTCATAAGAATGATCTAAAGCCACCTACACCTGCCGATGTGAAGTTCTGAATTTTCTGCTTTACTGGAATACTGGAGTGAGTCAGGTTCTAGCAAAATAGCCAGTGTACTCATCATTTTCCCTTCCCCAAGTACAGCTGGCCTCCTCCTCAACAAACAGATTTCTAGTAACAAAGAAATTCCCTGCCCAACAAGTACAACTCTCTTGATTGAACTCagtgttcttgtttttttcttatcttttttttttcatttagttcttattttctttatttacatatcaaatgttatccccttccctcatttcccctctcaaaacctatcccatcccccatccccctgctcactaacccatccacaatcgcttccctgtcctggcattcccctacattgagcCTTCATACccccaagggcctctcttctcactgatgtcccacaaggccatcctatgctacatatgcggctggagccatgggtcccactatgtgtactctttggttggtcatttagtccctgggagttctgggtgtactcgttggttcatattgttgttcttcaaaCAAGGGTGTAAacactttcagctccttgggtcctctctctagctcttccattggggacactgtgctcagtcctgTGGTTGgttgccagcatctgcctctgtatttgacaggctctgtcagagcctctcaggagacaggtatatcaggctcctgtcagcaagcacttcttggcatccacaaaagtgtctgggtttagtaactgtatatgggatggatccccaggtgcggcagtctgtggatggcctttgcttcagtctctgctccacagagtCTTttgtcttcagtctctgcttcagtcttttgtctctgtatttcctcctgtgcatattttgttcccccttcgaagtatccacactttgttttggtcttccttcttcttgagcttcatattgtctgtgaattctatcttgggtactctgaaaTTCTACTAGCCcagaccaaccaaagagtacacatggtgggacccatggctccagccgcatatgtagcagaggatggccttgtgggacatcagtgagaagagaggcccttggtggtATGAAGGCTcaatgtagggaaatgccaggacagggaagcaattGTGGATGGGTtccatggatggaactagaaaatatcatcttgagtgagtgcataccatgtgtgttcttttgtgattgggttacctcactcaagatgatattttctagttccatccatttgcctaagaatttaacaaattcattgtttttaataggtgagtagcactccattgtgtaattgtaccgcattttctgtatccattcctctgttgagggacatctgggttctttccagcttctggctaatataaatatggctgctatgaacatagtggagcatgtgtccttattacatgctggggaatactctaggcatatgtccaggagtgttatagctgggtcctcaagtaataatatgtccagttttctgagaaacttccaaattgatttccagagtagttgtaccagtttgcaatcccaccagcaatggaggagtattcctctttctctacattcttgccagcatctgctgtcctgggagttttttatcttagctgttctgactggtgtgaggttgaatctcagaactgttttgatttgcatttccctgattgctaaggatgatgagcatttctttaggtgcttctccaccattcgatattcttcagttgagaattctttgtttagctctgtactgcatttttaatagggttatttgggtctctggaatgcaacttcttgagttctttgtatatttggatattagccctctattggatataggattggtaaagatctttttctaatctgttggttgccattttgttctatggacagtttcctttgccttacagaagctttgcaattttatgatggcccatttgtcaattcttgatcttagagtataagctattggtgttctattcaggaaattttcaagTATGCCCACATACTCAAGACTCTTCCCATGAACCCAGTGTTCTTAGACACCTATTACAACAAGCACTTTTAAATATTCAAACATCAGGTTTTTCCTTCATTTCCCCTCTTAGCTTCAGGTTAAAAAGTTCCTGTGCCACTTAACGGCCAATTGTATTTTAGAGGCTGTAGGAACAGATTCCATGCTGACAGCTCTCCGGGTGCTCACAGGTAGGGCCCCACAAGTtaaaggcacacagacatactgATGGGAGGAGACTCTTGCTTTTTACATGTTGCTGCAGTGTGCAGTCTAGAAGCCAAAAGAGCTCTTGAGATATAAGTAGGACAGTTCCCAGCATAAGTTTGACCCTAGAGCAGTCTCTCTGAGGTTAGGAATCTAACAAATCTCAACAGCAAACTTAGCTGTTTATATCAGGACTGTCTGGCAGGctaggaggagaaagaaatgggCAAGTCCTCAAGACTGGGCTCGCCTGCTTGTCTTCTGACCCCATCTTGCTATGCTTCTCTTTTCCTGGCACAACAGTCTGCAAAGCCAACGGGCACCCAACCCTTCACCAAGCACCATTACAAGTGTTTTCCTTATTTGTCCAATTTCAAATCCAGATAAATAAACCGAAAATTACACTGCATCTTAAAACTTCCTCTGATTTCTCTCTCCTTATTAGGTCTTTTCATAAATGAATGAGAAATGTATTCATCCGGCTTGAGGCGATCAACAGCCCCCAAACCCCCTTTCTGTAACTTTAagttttttcaaatcctatttctAATGATGGTTGTTAAATGCTTTATCCTCTCttctagcccactacccaccagaggtagtagaaaataaaggaaacagggtggacctgtttagaaatggttctttggtgTGAATGCCATCTGCATTGTCAGGCTATCAGCACTTCAGTGCATTGGTCAGCCAAGGCTGCTGGATCCACTTCCAGATGCTTCATGGATATCCCAGCAGTTCAATTCAATAGTGACAGAGTAGCAGCAGATGGCATTACCTAGCAGGAATAGCCAGGGAGGAGGGATTCTAACCAGCAGGACTGTCAGACacagttctcagctgtgcctctcctGAAGAAGCCATGATTAGTGAAGCAATGAGACCAGCAGGCGTTGTCCAGCTAGCTCTACCGGCAAGCCAAGCTAGGTCCTGTCACTCCGGTTCTGTCCTTTTAAtattccctccaaacatcatatGTCCTTAGCATGTGAGTCTTAGCAAAACTACACATGATAGtatctcagctgacatcactctgccaatcagctgAGTCTGTGGAAGTTGCAAGAAGCCGAAGCACACTACCAGAAGATTCTTGGTGtggtttctctctatggagtcccaacaaatggagctcagctacGCAATGTAagacagaccaatacatgtgtgccgttcattagtgaagaatccttcgTCACATTTCCTTTCCCGTGCTTggtttagcagaacatccttctacctgtgtctgcttcagtgaaatgttccttcacaagtctggcTTATCTTTTCACTGTGTCCACTTCAGCAAAAGGTTCCTTCACATTTGCCCCAGACAAACGCCATCCAACACatctgactttccaaagaatccttaagtttccaatttatccccctcccagtcacaGTAGGCACTCATAGCCAAGAAAGGCTCTGAACTTGTTGTTAATTTCTCTGGTGCTCTGTGAGAACACTCATGCACAACTTGATTAGTGAGGAGCTCATGCCTGGTCCTAGGAGGAGAACTCTTCTGGGTTTAGTTCCCTTCCACTTCCAGGAGGGCTTTGTGTGGAATGGCTGTGCCTCTGCTTGTGTGGTTTTCTGGAGCACTCAAACTCAAATACAAATCTAATGTCTACCTCCTccacaaatagaaagaaaaacatgtctGAGAACTGGCTATGCAGCAAAGCAGTAGATGAAGTGCCTTTAGGCACCGTATTTGTCTTCTGGATTATTGAGCCTCTCCAATGTAAGAACAATATAAGACAAAGTGGGGAGGATGGATTATAGCCTCCCCCTAATGCAATGAACCCTGTGACTTCATGCATCCTACCAATTCTATGATCATAACATTTTTGTATTTAGCTAAAATATATGGCTGCTTTGAATGCAATCAGCAGAATAGTCGTCAAACTTGGAGAAAGCAGGATATTTAATGAAAGAAAACTGCAAATTCAAAGAACACTGTCATACTAAGACATGGATTTTGGAATGCTTTCATTGAGTTCTGCAATTAGAGTTGGGAAAGCTGAAATGCTTGTGGCTTGTATTCTCAGATAGATAGTCACCACTTATGGAAAATATATACTACTTTTGTGTTTAAACTGGGGAAGCAAAACCTCCCCAGTTTAAGGAATAAGGAGATATTCTTAAGGTCTTAATGACAATTTCCACAGGAAGAAATAGATTATGGTataaaagagcagagagaaatttCACAGTGCAAATATGTGGAGGATTAAAAGTTACATTTCCAgcagggcagtagtggcgcacgcctttaatcccagcacttgggaggcagaggcaggcagatttctgagttcgaggccagcctggtctacagagtgagttccaggacagccagggctacacagagaaaccctgtctctaaaaaaaaaaataaaagccaaaaaaaattacatttccaAACCAGAGAGATAGATAGAACAATGATtccaaaagaaagtaagaattattttgaaaacttgagaaacattttctttaaaaaaaaaaaagtctctttctGATACTTTTTTAGGACAAAGAGGCACCAACCCTGAGCATCCCAACAGACTAAGCTCAGACCCTATCCCAGTACATCAGTTAAATAGAGGGGTAGAGGGGAAAGGTAGATGGTAAAATCAATAGAGCCACACTGGGGCCATCCCTACCTGCTCTCAGTTTAATCAGAGAGAGAACTGGGTCTGAAGGTGAGGCATTAACAATGCAGCAGTGTGGTCCTAGTGTGCTCTGGCTGATGAGTAATCAGCTCCAGGTCTTGCAAGGAGGTCTGGAAATGTCCTGCCACTGCTGTTACGTGAAAGGAATAATTTAGTTCCCATGAGATGCTGAGTCTTCTCACAGGGTGTGCCTACCATCTTGGTAGTCATCCCCATCGGGGACTGCTCTGTCCTGCAAGGCTCGCTGCTGTTCAGTCCCTTGTCAAAAAGATGCCCATCAATAAATTCTGTCTCCTAGAACCCAACATAACTGTAGGAGACAGTGACACAAGGGGGAAATTAGATGCAGAGATACACAGAGGGACAAAATAGAATTAAGCCAGTGATCAGTGCCTTTTTTCTCTAGATTAAAAACTTTGATGTtttcaaaaatattctaaaaagaaaaaatttaaaaagaaagctgcCATCACAATGCCGATATAGTAATTAGGGATATATTCATAGATGGCTAACAAGATGCTCATCATCTTAGTATTTCATCTGTGCATGAATTGTTACTTGGTTCATCCACTCATGTCTTTACAAAGGTAGTAGTAATAGAGCAAGCAAGAACATTTATTTGGTAATCCAGCAAAGCCAAAAAATGGAGGTAGGCTGCATACTAAAAGTCCAGCTTAACATGTTGTGTTTGATGCTTTTTTCCCCATCTGTAGGAAGAAGGTAGCTTAGGAAATAACTGTTATGTTTCAAGCATCTCTGCAGCAATTCATCTGTCCAGCTGATATTACAAAATCTTGAGGTAGTTAGCATTCTGAGTTTTGCATACAGTTATGAGGCCATCCTGTTCTTGTAGATCTTTAAAGTCTTAGAGTCATCAGTCATAAAGGGGAGGAGATAAATTGGGGGATATTTTGGCTCTGTGCTATTTTGTGATCTTTTAGACAAACACTCCTTGAGTGATTTATAAGAGCTGCCTAGAGGTGTTTTCTTGTAATAGATCACAGAGAAGCAGTTAAATACAACATGGAGGAGGTGGTACCAGATTCCTTTGAACTGTATACCCAGCTACAAAATAAGCAATCATATATACAGTCATCTACTAGAATTACTCAGATTTTCAGGACCACATTTCCAATCTGTATGTGTTCCTCTTGGCTAAAAAGCCCAACTTAGCTATTCAGGTTTGGATTGCTTACCACTTTCTAACAGACATACCCATACAATTTAGGTCCATAGCTTTCCTGTCCTCAAAAATAATCTTTGTGTGCATGTAGACTACTATACATATTtgctccatttttctttcctatttaatTAGCATTCCTCTTCTTGCTCATTTAAACCAGGTCTTGTTGGGGGTTGGTCTaatgctatgtattcaaatgtttATTACTTGCTCCCCAAGATCTAGTTGCCCCCAATGAACAGATCCTTACATATATTTTGCTCCTCAATCCAAAACTATTGCTTAAATAAAGATGGTTACAGCTAATTATTGGGGGGGATAGAAAGAAGCAAAATTTGAATTACTGGGCTGGGGGTTGCAGGTAAGAAGTTGAaataaggagaagaaaggagagagaaggagagcagagaggaagagaaaatggggagaaCAGGAGGTCTCCATTAGACGTGATGGACCAGCAACACATGCCCAAGGAAAAGCCCTTCAGTTCCAGGGATACCTGACTGCTGAGGGGAGAAATAACCCAGAAAGATTCAAACAGCAAGTATTTTGGGTCCACAGCCTGTTCATCTAGCCATTACAAAAGTagattagggggctggagagatagctcagtggttaaaagcactgactgttctccaaaggtcatgagttcaattcccagcaaccaatggtggctcacaggcaTCTGCAATgtggtctgacgccctcttctggtttgtctgaagacaactacaacatactcatatacataaaataaataaatatatatttttaaaaaagaaaaaaaaacaaaaacacaaaaacaaaattaggTTAGGAATAACCCCCCCTCAGTAATTAccaaagccaaataaataaactatAGTCTGAGTGTCATTTATTTGGAAGCTAAACAGGGATAAGCATTAGTCAGTTATTTTACAAGCCCTTCATGAGGAGAACACCATTTCCCAGCAAGACCATCTGTGTTTGATATTCCCTGCAGCACTTCACCTAAGACTGAATTATTACACCCTCCTTCATTTCAGTTTTAGACATGAGAGGGATTTTAGAACAAGACCCatattttttaatcaaatattGAAAGACAGTGTCTGCGGGTAGTTACGGCCTTGAGCCCCTGTCATGACTACTCTCTAAGATATACTGCAacctttaaaatgatttaaacCTATTCTTCCACAAAGTTGGGTTTtgctcagtgttttatcacaggggacaaaaacaaacaaatatttaaaatctgaATCATTTCAAGTGTCAATAGATTCAACTACTTCTGGGAGTTGGCGGAAACTTCTTCAGCAAATCAATGGTCTCAGAAGAACTGTTTCTTACCAATGGTGTTCCTTCCCCACTATCCTTGGGCATTTGACTGATGGTAGACAACAGGAGTCATGAGAAGTTCAAGGGCACTGGATATAAAATGAAGTGTAACC
Proteins encoded:
- the Zbed2 gene encoding LOW QUALITY PROTEIN: zinc finger BED domain-containing protein 2 (The sequence of the model RefSeq protein was modified relative to this genomic sequence to represent the inferred CDS: inserted 1 base in 1 codon; deleted 2 bases in 1 codon; substituted 2 bases at 2 genomic stop codons), whose amino-acid sequence is MASSGEAQLRTVSDSPAAQYSNLAAAATWAPSQKYATCHFCVRQVSDWPGVTMGTTVLSKHLKSTGREELDXGGHTPMEQYHDHASGSLKIWRRDWGKLLDHVDALTGWASQGGEEVLRMERAIEWRERSVRGNEEALEDXGRAILEMKXKEIAEMEVCLRPGKDLPAATHPVHPV